One genomic segment of Candidatus Nezhaarchaeota archaeon includes these proteins:
- a CDS encoding amidase, with product METVVELVEKLRGREIRAQELVESCLERITKLNPKINAFVTLNPRAIDEAKRAEGKPLGGLPIAVKDNTNVSGLRTTYGSKLFEDYVPSEDSVIVERLRKAGAVIIGKTNMPEFGLVAYTDNVLFGPTRNPWDLSKTVGGSSGGSAAAVAAGMVPAATGNDGGGSIRIPASFCGLYGLKPTFGRIPIYPRIPIFTEIVCEGFLTKTVEDTALLLDIVKGRDERDMYSLPDDGKSYLKELEEPIDNVKIAFSPDLGYAIVDPEVEEVVRRAAFKLERFGVVEEVEVRIPCLENELRTKVALEFATFISNVLERWREVAYPPNLRLLSLAESLNYKDYIMIEARKQELWAALKKVFEEYDFLVTPTTAVKPFEIGRTYPKEIAGRPATPLSWMPFTYPFNFTGQPAASVPVGLSKDGLPIGMQIVGRKFDDIGVLKLSKAFQDISPWIKDLEGLSNKLFKKH from the coding sequence ATGGAAACGGTTGTCGAACTAGTAGAGAAACTTAGGGGACGTGAGATTAGAGCTCAAGAACTGGTAGAATCATGTCTTGAGAGAATAACTAAGTTAAATCCGAAGATAAACGCTTTCGTAACCTTGAACCCAAGAGCTATCGACGAAGCTAAGAGGGCTGAAGGCAAGCCTCTTGGAGGGCTACCCATAGCGGTGAAAGACAACACTAACGTGAGCGGATTGAGGACGACTTATGGTTCTAAACTCTTTGAGGACTACGTACCATCTGAGGACTCGGTGATAGTTGAGAGACTTAGGAAGGCTGGCGCCGTAATAATTGGTAAGACTAACATGCCAGAGTTTGGATTAGTAGCCTACACGGACAACGTACTCTTCGGCCCTACGAGGAACCCTTGGGACCTGAGTAAAACAGTTGGAGGTTCAAGTGGTGGAAGTGCTGCAGCAGTAGCTGCTGGAATGGTCCCAGCTGCTACTGGAAATGATGGTGGCGGTAGCATTAGGATACCGGCAAGCTTCTGTGGACTCTATGGGCTAAAGCCGACCTTTGGCAGGATACCAATATATCCACGAATCCCCATATTCACTGAAATTGTTTGCGAAGGCTTCCTAACTAAAACCGTTGAGGATACGGCGCTTCTCCTTGACATCGTAAAGGGCAGGGATGAGAGGGACATGTACTCGCTACCAGATGATGGTAAAAGTTATTTAAAGGAACTTGAAGAGCCCATCGATAACGTGAAGATAGCCTTCTCACCTGATCTAGGCTATGCCATTGTAGATCCAGAGGTCGAAGAAGTTGTGAGGAGAGCTGCCTTTAAGCTCGAAAGGTTTGGAGTCGTCGAGGAAGTCGAAGTGAGGATTCCATGCCTAGAGAACGAGTTGAGAACCAAGGTCGCACTGGAGTTTGCAACCTTCATATCAAACGTACTTGAAAGATGGAGGGAGGTTGCCTATCCACCTAACCTGAGACTCTTATCATTAGCAGAGAGCTTGAATTACAAAGACTACATAATGATTGAAGCTAGGAAGCAGGAGTTATGGGCAGCATTAAAGAAAGTATTCGAGGAGTACGACTTCCTCGTAACGCCTACTACAGCAGTGAAGCCATTCGAGATAGGGAGAACTTACCCCAAGGAGATTGCTGGGAGACCTGCTACGCCCTTAAGCTGGATGCCTTTCACCTACCCCTTCAACTTCACTGGGCAACCAGCAGCGTCGGTTCCAGTAGGCCTTAGTAAGGATGGCCTGCCTATAGGCATGCAGATAGTAGGCAGAAAGTTCGACGACATCGGTGTCCTGAAGCTCTCTAAAGCCTTTCAGGACATTAGCCCCTGGATTAAGGACTTAGAGGGTCTCTCCAATAAGCTCTTTAAAAAACATTAG
- a CDS encoding DEAD/DEAH box helicase, with amino-acid sequence MLRRIESAEVLSKLGYDFYSYVEPAIKPDEVDVTFDDLIPQLSSGFPISGRRLYKHQLEAYEALVSGANVILRSGTGSGKTEAWLLYTLKHGIPTLAVYPTLALANDQIRRIRGYASAVKMQVEVIDALRRDQLVKEKGRSKLRAMITGCDALVTNPAFLLHEVKKAATTGKSLLDGFLSKLGLLVLDEVDFYGPREIALLLALIEIINLMFKSKFQIAILTATIENPEEFASFLTKVNYRETKIIEGKPFRVENRVYVVLGKDLKALWEHLKAKKKDFEKAGVGRDVVEALDDFERFKEEVYNIVEVAKAMGMQVPSLEFDPLDILKAYVNDLGVTLVFTKSIAKAEELARKLKTELPLAHRDSVAAHHHLAFKEYRASVEEAARQGLVKILISPRTLSQGIDIGTVIRIVHVGLPESLREFYQREGRKGRREEVSFSETIILPAGKWDRDVLSRGLDALKSWLNMPIERVIINPDNKYSLLFKALLKFMSPRLKALLAKEEYQFLEKLGLVRHGELTSRGKEAWMNMNFYEFAPPYAVNRIFIEDGEQRYLEGISHCDLVEKFQVGCIDYTSDGVVVELKTGGRTGRMVTAVVEERLSPSTLWQREPLALALEEYEEAKARWGEEPSIFGDYLHGRLHSEVVCVVYPPKRGFGRYLKIPNRVLWRIVSSKPKLKTVDGRTITFRDHRVIEIPTATYGKYSDYTYGFFFELDPAEDLTLMRIGLALLMIVLRKKLRIPFETLMYSLGAAGEKKLMEIHEPESAGLIERLDWLEVKKLIEEYQPEPLDEVLMESFDEYAYSDFITIGLNWDLAKRYAVKAVEYVLLDQRISLKFKDLHLSIPKPSRALKIASIDALFLKLMDQADTGMLGLAIYDGENAKSSTIYKDFGLLHPDPGIELAISSLINDDFTLLVYGLEQLQRSLINCGLKSLALMIKSLALEGKVIDVRDLAVKALELPMAPLEEVEKVVNAQRTVSIAETVLEFENARRNIASKPPGSWMNFTKYLREKVETCLSENVKSIYLLYLVLKEYERRLADMRRKTVQKEDHH; translated from the coding sequence TTGCTAAGAAGAATCGAATCAGCTGAGGTTCTATCAAAGTTAGGTTACGATTTCTATTCTTATGTGGAGCCTGCTATTAAGCCTGATGAGGTTGACGTGACCTTCGATGACTTAATTCCTCAACTTTCATCAGGCTTCCCCATATCTGGAAGGAGGCTCTACAAGCATCAACTTGAGGCTTATGAGGCGTTAGTTTCAGGAGCAAACGTGATCTTGAGATCTGGTACTGGGTCAGGTAAAACTGAGGCTTGGCTCCTCTACACGCTTAAGCATGGGATCCCGACTTTAGCTGTTTACCCAACGCTCGCTCTAGCTAACGATCAGATTCGAAGGATTAGAGGTTATGCATCTGCTGTTAAGATGCAAGTCGAGGTTATTGATGCTTTGAGGAGGGATCAGTTGGTTAAGGAGAAGGGTAGATCGAAGCTTAGAGCAATGATAACTGGCTGTGACGCCCTAGTTACTAATCCAGCCTTCCTCTTACACGAGGTGAAAAAGGCAGCGACCACTGGTAAGTCGCTCTTGGACGGCTTTCTATCGAAGCTTGGGCTCTTGGTCTTAGACGAAGTGGATTTCTATGGACCGAGAGAAATAGCTCTCTTATTAGCTCTAATCGAGATCATTAACTTGATGTTCAAGTCTAAATTCCAAATAGCGATTCTCACAGCAACCATAGAGAACCCAGAGGAGTTTGCATCCTTCTTAACCAAGGTTAACTATAGGGAGACTAAGATAATTGAGGGTAAACCGTTTCGAGTTGAGAACAGGGTCTACGTGGTTTTAGGCAAGGACTTGAAGGCTCTCTGGGAGCACTTGAAGGCTAAGAAGAAGGACTTCGAGAAAGCTGGTGTTGGAAGAGATGTCGTGGAGGCTCTAGACGATTTTGAGCGATTTAAAGAGGAGGTCTACAACATCGTTGAAGTAGCGAAGGCCATGGGGATGCAGGTTCCAAGCTTAGAATTTGACCCTCTAGATATACTGAAAGCATACGTCAATGATTTAGGGGTTACTCTAGTCTTCACTAAGAGCATAGCCAAGGCTGAAGAGCTAGCTCGAAAGCTTAAAACTGAACTGCCCCTAGCTCATAGGGACAGCGTCGCAGCTCATCACCACTTGGCCTTCAAAGAATACAGAGCCTCTGTAGAAGAAGCCGCTAGACAGGGATTGGTTAAGATCTTGATATCGCCTAGGACCTTAAGTCAAGGGATAGACATAGGCACGGTGATAAGGATAGTCCACGTTGGGCTGCCAGAGAGTTTGAGGGAGTTCTATCAACGTGAAGGTAGGAAGGGAAGGAGAGAGGAGGTAAGCTTCTCAGAGACCATAATCCTACCAGCAGGCAAGTGGGATAGAGACGTGTTGTCGAGGGGTCTCGATGCTTTAAAGTCTTGGCTCAACATGCCCATAGAGAGGGTAATCATAAACCCGGACAATAAGTACTCCCTGCTTTTCAAAGCCCTCTTGAAGTTCATGTCTCCGCGACTCAAAGCCCTCCTAGCTAAAGAGGAGTATCAGTTCCTGGAGAAGCTTGGCTTAGTAAGACACGGCGAACTCACTAGTAGGGGCAAGGAAGCTTGGATGAACATGAACTTCTATGAGTTTGCCCCTCCATATGCTGTCAACAGGATATTCATTGAAGATGGAGAACAACGGTACCTTGAAGGCATATCTCACTGCGACCTAGTCGAGAAGTTCCAGGTGGGATGCATAGACTATACATCCGATGGAGTCGTCGTCGAGCTAAAGACTGGAGGAAGGACTGGTAGAATGGTGACCGCAGTAGTCGAGGAAAGGTTAAGTCCATCAACTTTATGGCAGAGAGAACCATTAGCTCTAGCTCTAGAGGAGTACGAGGAGGCTAAGGCTAGGTGGGGCGAAGAGCCATCAATATTCGGCGATTACCTCCACGGCAGACTACACTCAGAAGTTGTGTGTGTCGTCTACCCGCCTAAGAGAGGCTTTGGTAGGTACTTAAAGATCCCGAATAGGGTCTTGTGGAGGATTGTTAGCTCTAAGCCTAAGCTCAAGACTGTTGACGGGAGGACCATAACGTTCAGGGATCATAGAGTAATAGAGATACCGACTGCAACTTACGGGAAGTATAGCGACTACACTTACGGCTTCTTTTTCGAGCTAGATCCAGCTGAAGACTTGACCCTCATGAGGATAGGGCTCGCCCTCTTAATGATAGTTCTCAGGAAGAAGCTTAGGATACCATTCGAGACCTTAATGTACAGCCTCGGGGCAGCCGGCGAGAAGAAGCTTATGGAGATCCACGAGCCCGAAAGCGCTGGGTTGATAGAGAGGTTAGACTGGCTTGAGGTGAAGAAGCTAATTGAGGAGTACCAACCTGAGCCATTAGACGAAGTTTTGATGGAGTCGTTCGATGAATACGCATACTCCGACTTCATAACCATTGGGTTAAACTGGGATTTAGCTAAGCGCTATGCTGTAAAAGCTGTGGAGTACGTGCTGTTAGATCAGAGGATATCACTTAAGTTCAAGGACTTGCACTTATCAATACCAAAACCCTCAAGAGCCCTGAAGATCGCTTCAATAGATGCCCTCTTCCTCAAGCTAATGGATCAAGCGGATACTGGAATGTTAGGCTTAGCGATATATGATGGCGAAAACGCTAAGAGCTCGACAATATACAAGGACTTCGGTCTCCTACATCCAGATCCCGGCATAGAACTCGCCATTTCATCGCTGATCAACGATGACTTCACCCTGCTCGTTTACGGGCTCGAGCAACTTCAAAGGTCTTTAATCAATTGTGGGCTCAAGTCTCTAGCCTTAATGATCAAGTCTTTAGCCTTAGAAGGTAAGGTGATCGACGTAAGGGACTTGGCCGTGAAGGCATTAGAGCTGCCGATGGCACCGTTAGAGGAAGTTGAGAAGGTAGTGAACGCACAGAGGACCGTGTCCATTGCTGAGACGGTTCTCGAGTTTGAGAACGCGAGGAGGAATATAGCGAGCAAGCCCCCAGGTTCTTGGATGAACTTCACCAAGTACTTAAGGGAGAAGGTTGAGACTTGCTTAAGTGAGAACGTGAAGTCCATATACCTGTTGTACCTGGTGCTTAAAGAGTATGAAAGAAGGCTAGCAGATATGCGAAGAAAGACTGTGCAGAAGGAGGACCATCATTAA
- a CDS encoding PadR family transcriptional regulator produces the protein MLNESGIYLPSPLFRRWLKHIAAVPKGFLRYQVLELLSEKPLSGSEIMKEIEKRTNGCWKPSPGSVYPLLAWLQDNGYIREVPAEESGMKRYTLTEEGKRFLEDQRKAYMHFCMSRRHYVSPLLGLLWLRLPLERVEEIRGAFRDLFRALFNLTMSLGERFSEEALKETLKILRETAEKLEEIERGLRGERR, from the coding sequence ATGCTCAATGAAAGTGGAATCTACTTACCGTCTCCGTTATTTAGACGTTGGTTAAAGCACATAGCAGCAGTGCCTAAGGGCTTCTTACGTTATCAAGTGCTTGAGCTTCTTAGTGAAAAGCCTCTTTCTGGTTCAGAGATTATGAAGGAGATCGAGAAGCGAACTAATGGTTGTTGGAAGCCTAGTCCAGGCTCTGTCTATCCTCTTCTGGCTTGGCTTCAAGATAATGGTTACATACGTGAAGTTCCGGCTGAGGAGAGTGGTATGAAACGTTATACGTTGACTGAAGAGGGTAAAAGGTTCCTCGAGGATCAGCGAAAAGCGTACATGCACTTTTGCATGAGTAGGAGACATTACGTATCTCCGTTGTTAGGTCTTCTTTGGCTACGGCTTCCATTGGAGAGAGTTGAGGAAATTAGAGGGGCTTTTAGGGATCTCTTTAGAGCCCTCTTCAATCTCACAATGAGCTTAGGGGAGCGATTCTCTGAGGAGGCGCTAAAAGAGACTTTGAAGATCTTGAGAGAGACGGCTGAAAAGCTTGAAGAGATAGAGAGAGGACTTCGCGGTGAGAGACGATGA